In a genomic window of Shouchella clausii:
- a CDS encoding histidinol-phosphatase, producing the protein MTVVFDLHTHHHRCGHALGEIEDYIQAAIAKGMDYIGIADHSPYFYSDEDQLYPGIAMGKSELANYVEEVLALKKKYKQQIHVLLGMESDFFPDHQDLYKHVYGKYPFDYIIGSVHYVNEVNIFRKGRWEGLNQAERVEVKEAYYRLIQQSAKSGMFQVLGHIDAMKGFYPAFSAIETPIIEETLKVIADEQVAIEVNTSGKTKDCGGWYPSHEILERAHHYGVSVSFGSDAHTPERVADDYHEVQRMLKEIGFKEMVFFVGKERKSVIL; encoded by the coding sequence ATGACTGTTGTATTTGATTTGCATACCCACCACCATCGCTGTGGCCACGCCCTTGGGGAGATAGAAGATTACATACAGGCGGCGATTGCAAAAGGGATGGACTATATTGGCATTGCTGACCACTCGCCGTATTTTTACAGCGACGAAGACCAGCTGTATCCCGGCATTGCGATGGGGAAAAGCGAATTAGCTAACTACGTCGAGGAAGTGCTGGCGTTAAAGAAAAAGTACAAGCAGCAAATCCATGTCCTACTAGGAATGGAAAGCGACTTTTTTCCAGATCACCAGGACTTGTACAAACATGTCTATGGGAAATACCCTTTTGATTACATTATTGGTTCCGTCCATTATGTAAACGAGGTCAACATTTTTCGAAAAGGACGGTGGGAAGGGTTAAATCAGGCAGAGCGTGTCGAAGTGAAAGAGGCGTATTATCGACTGATTCAACAATCTGCCAAAAGCGGAATGTTTCAAGTGCTTGGCCATATTGATGCCATGAAAGGATTTTATCCAGCGTTCTCGGCAATTGAAACGCCCATTATTGAAGAAACACTTAAAGTGATTGCCGATGAACAGGTCGCAATTGAAGTCAATACGTCTGGAAAAACAAAAGATTGTGGTGGCTGGTATCCTTCCCATGAAATATTAGAGCGAGCCCACCATTACGGTGTGTCTGTGTCATTTGGGTCCGACGCTCACACGCCTGAGCGTGTTGCTGATGATTATCATGAAGTTCAGCGTATGCTAAAGGAGATTGGATTTAAAGAGATGGTTTTCTTTGTTGGGAAAGAGCGGAAATCGGTGATTTTATAA
- a CDS encoding S8 family serine peptidase, with product MKKARTLSGRKTMYMSALSLCMAASSVPVAPQLAIAERAEAQSLFLADEIDLASKEDVSVIVELDELPEQVALAVSKELEDDLTEEEARENVEESHEQFKETLADVLDTPESASSYVEREYTTIFNGVSVNLPANKVEELLEREGVKAIYSNDVVELIKPVEEKAIDEPVEAMMVDSIPFLGVHELHEQGLTGAGVKVGVIDTGIDYEHPDLKAVYKGGYDFVDDDDDPMEATYEDWQNSGMPEFNANGNSYYTSHGTHVSGTVAGTAENDSEYAVTGVAPEVDLYAYRVLGPYGSGTTADVIAGIEQSVMDGMDVINLSLGNNANDPIAPTSIATNNATLAGVTVVTSAGNNGRNGLGTVGAPGAAALPISVGASNVSLTIPEFSSTYQLGEEELTGDLRVIAESFTGNLEDFSNQTLELVDAGLGTVAEFEQVDVSGKVAFVIRGELAFVDKIANAKAAGAEAIIIYNNLPGDGHNPIYAGAGHNYVPSFSLTYEDGEAIASLLEDGATVTFGEMSGSVTTGDLLADFSSRGPVNYTAAIKPEVVAPGVDVHSTVPSYMAGPEFTGDYEFAYRRSSGTSMASPHVAGVAALMIQANPEQTPADIKTKLMNTAVPMTEEYNVFEIGAGRINPVAAIESTVMIQASIDSYHVEDDLLALIQDKTGGLSFGFVSTDAGNIRERHSLRLTNSGTEAKTFNVHASFHTANGTLPAGENGLTLQTNSTITVPAGETVENNAFLIAPKTAAEGLYGGYMTLTNVADQSEVYRIPFGTYVSEEALVAQPIGTPVYAFDFAS from the coding sequence TTGAAGAAAGCGCGTACGTTAAGCGGCCGAAAAACGATGTACATGAGTGCGCTGTCCCTTTGTATGGCGGCAAGCTCTGTACCGGTTGCGCCCCAGTTGGCAATCGCTGAAAGGGCCGAGGCACAATCGCTCTTTTTAGCTGATGAGATTGATTTGGCCAGTAAAGAAGACGTTTCGGTTATTGTCGAGTTAGATGAACTTCCAGAACAAGTGGCCCTTGCTGTTTCGAAAGAGCTTGAAGACGATTTGACAGAGGAAGAAGCACGGGAAAATGTAGAAGAATCGCACGAGCAATTTAAAGAAACATTGGCGGATGTGCTAGATACGCCCGAGAGTGCTTCTTCTTATGTAGAACGGGAATATACGACCATTTTTAATGGAGTTTCTGTAAACTTGCCAGCTAACAAAGTGGAAGAGTTGCTTGAACGTGAAGGCGTAAAAGCAATTTATAGCAATGATGTGGTTGAGTTAATTAAGCCTGTGGAGGAAAAGGCCATTGATGAGCCTGTGGAAGCAATGATGGTGGACAGCATTCCTTTCCTCGGTGTTCATGAGCTCCATGAGCAAGGGCTGACAGGAGCAGGTGTAAAAGTCGGCGTTATTGATACAGGCATTGACTACGAACATCCTGATTTAAAAGCTGTATACAAAGGCGGTTATGACTTTGTTGACGATGATGACGACCCAATGGAAGCGACTTATGAGGACTGGCAAAACTCAGGAATGCCAGAATTTAATGCAAATGGAAACTCATACTATACGAGCCATGGCACACATGTCTCCGGTACAGTGGCAGGAACAGCAGAAAATGATTCAGAATATGCTGTCACTGGCGTCGCCCCTGAAGTCGATTTGTATGCCTATCGTGTCCTCGGCCCGTATGGCTCCGGAACAACGGCTGATGTCATTGCTGGCATTGAGCAATCCGTAATGGATGGCATGGATGTGATCAATCTATCACTCGGAAACAATGCCAACGATCCAATAGCACCGACGAGCATAGCAACAAACAATGCTACCTTGGCTGGAGTGACGGTTGTGACATCAGCTGGAAACAATGGCCGTAATGGGCTCGGCACAGTAGGCGCTCCTGGGGCAGCAGCATTGCCTATTTCTGTAGGGGCAAGCAATGTTTCTCTTACGATCCCTGAATTTTCGAGTACGTATCAATTAGGAGAGGAAGAGCTGACAGGCGACCTCCGTGTCATTGCCGAATCGTTTACAGGCAACCTAGAGGATTTCAGCAACCAAACGCTTGAGCTAGTTGATGCCGGGCTTGGTACCGTTGCAGAATTTGAACAAGTAGACGTAAGCGGAAAAGTCGCTTTTGTAATTCGTGGCGAACTTGCATTTGTTGATAAAATTGCAAACGCTAAAGCAGCAGGAGCAGAGGCAATCATTATTTATAACAATCTTCCAGGGGATGGCCATAATCCGATCTATGCTGGTGCGGGCCACAACTATGTCCCTAGTTTTTCTTTAACTTATGAGGACGGAGAGGCGATCGCTTCATTATTGGAAGACGGGGCAACAGTAACATTTGGCGAAATGAGTGGAAGCGTGACGACCGGTGATTTGCTAGCCGATTTTAGTTCACGGGGGCCGGTCAACTACACAGCGGCAATTAAACCGGAAGTTGTTGCCCCTGGGGTCGATGTCCATTCTACCGTACCAAGCTATATGGCAGGACCGGAGTTCACTGGCGATTATGAGTTTGCTTATCGACGCTCTTCAGGTACGTCGATGGCCTCCCCTCACGTGGCCGGGGTTGCGGCACTCATGATTCAAGCCAATCCAGAACAGACACCTGCGGACATCAAAACCAAATTAATGAATACGGCTGTACCAATGACAGAGGAATACAATGTGTTTGAAATAGGGGCCGGTCGAATCAACCCGGTTGCTGCGATTGAATCAACAGTCATGATCCAGGCATCAATTGACAGTTACCATGTAGAGGATGACCTTTTGGCCTTAATTCAAGACAAAACAGGTGGATTAAGCTTTGGTTTCGTTAGTACGGATGCAGGCAATATCCGGGAACGTCACAGCCTACGCTTGACAAATAGCGGTACTGAAGCAAAGACATTCAATGTACATGCATCCTTCCACACTGCCAATGGAACGCTTCCTGCCGGAGAGAATGGCCTTACTCTGCAAACCAATTCAACGATTACGGTGCCAGCAGGCGAGACAGTCGAGAACAATGCCTTTCTCATTGCACCGAAAACGGCAGCAGAAGGGTTGTACGGAGGGTATATGACGTTGACAAACGTCGCTGACCAAAGTGAAGTATATCGAATTCCGTTTGGCACGTATGTTTCAGAAGAAGCATTGGTTGCGCAACCAATTGGCACGCCTGTCTATGCTTTCGATTTTGCATCTTAA
- the tenA gene encoding thiaminase II, which produces MSFTAELRKTADPIYKAIFSHPFVQGIGKGSLPADSLIHYVKQDFEYLNTFMQIYGIAISRCDNREDIAMFAEQIGFILHSETHPHHNFCEVAGVRYEDLQYEPLAPTAHHYTRHMLDVAHRGSLAEILAVLLPCPWTYQAIGDYLYETFQPKANHPFFDWISFYRSNGEMGVTKQFCKRLDELAAHATEQEKERMQDHFLKSCQLEYSFWEMAYVKEKWPVAY; this is translated from the coding sequence ATGAGTTTTACTGCCGAACTTCGCAAAACCGCCGACCCGATTTACAAAGCCATTTTTAGCCATCCGTTTGTACAAGGTATTGGCAAAGGCTCGTTGCCCGCAGATTCCCTTATTCACTATGTCAAACAAGATTTTGAATACTTAAATACGTTTATGCAAATATACGGCATTGCTATTAGCCGGTGCGATAACCGCGAAGATATCGCGATGTTCGCGGAACAAATCGGCTTTATTTTGCATAGTGAAACACACCCCCACCATAATTTTTGCGAGGTGGCAGGCGTCCGCTATGAAGATTTGCAATATGAGCCTCTCGCCCCGACTGCCCACCACTATACACGCCACATGCTTGATGTTGCCCACCGTGGTTCTCTCGCCGAAATATTGGCTGTGCTTCTGCCTTGCCCGTGGACATACCAAGCGATCGGCGACTATTTGTACGAAACGTTTCAGCCAAAAGCGAACCATCCATTTTTCGACTGGATTTCCTTTTACCGCTCAAACGGAGAAATGGGTGTAACGAAACAATTTTGTAAGCGCCTCGACGAGCTTGCGGCACATGCTACCGAACAAGAAAAAGAACGGATGCAAGACCATTTTTTAAAAAGCTGTCAATTAGAATATAGTTTCTGGGAAATGGCTTATGTAAAAGAAAAATGGCCGGTTGCTTATTAA
- a CDS encoding PTS transporter subunit IIC: protein MGDSMKSYVIDRMYKASAGVANAVLVTLGIGLLFESFGNIFGWSAFVTIGSITKILLAPAIGAGIAYQLGGNTLVIYAAMASSTVGGNAIRFVEGLPVLASGQPVSAVIAAVAATYVGKRLTGKTKLDMMAIPFSGIFVGGLVGLVMAAVTTPMLEWISAQLATSVQGSPILAPMAIALTWSILLMTPASSAALAIALQMDPISSGAALIGCTAQFVGFTLMSWKQNDAGALLAQGLVTPKVQFPNLIKNPRLCLPPFAAAIICAPIASLAFQFQVSYELAGLGLNSLIAPITIFSTQGITGLFIFIGTGIILPGIISLALYELIKRVGWAKIGDLHIKLQ, encoded by the coding sequence ATGGGAGACAGCATGAAATCATACGTAATTGATCGGATGTATAAAGCATCTGCGGGGGTTGCCAATGCAGTGCTTGTTACGTTAGGTATTGGGCTTTTGTTTGAATCTTTCGGCAATATTTTCGGTTGGAGTGCGTTTGTCACAATTGGCTCCATTACTAAAATTCTTCTCGCTCCAGCAATTGGCGCCGGCATCGCTTATCAGCTAGGAGGAAACACGCTCGTCATTTATGCGGCTATGGCTTCTAGTACGGTGGGCGGCAATGCAATCCGCTTTGTCGAAGGGTTGCCAGTTCTCGCATCAGGACAACCTGTGAGCGCTGTTATTGCAGCAGTCGCAGCAACTTATGTCGGCAAACGACTAACAGGAAAGACGAAACTGGATATGATGGCGATTCCTTTCTCCGGTATCTTTGTTGGCGGGCTTGTAGGGCTTGTGATGGCAGCCGTGACGACACCGATGCTAGAATGGATAAGCGCACAACTGGCTACGTCTGTACAAGGATCGCCTATTCTCGCTCCAATGGCCATCGCTCTCACATGGAGCATATTGCTTATGACGCCTGCTTCATCAGCCGCACTTGCGATTGCTTTGCAAATGGACCCGATCTCAAGTGGTGCAGCATTAATTGGTTGCACAGCCCAGTTTGTCGGTTTCACACTTATGTCTTGGAAACAAAACGATGCTGGCGCCTTACTTGCCCAAGGGCTTGTCACGCCAAAAGTCCAGTTTCCCAATTTAATTAAAAACCCGCGCCTCTGTTTGCCTCCGTTTGCCGCAGCAATTATTTGCGCTCCAATTGCTTCACTCGCCTTTCAGTTCCAAGTTTCGTATGAGCTTGCTGGTTTAGGCTTGAATTCTTTGATTGCGCCGATTACGATTTTTTCCACACAAGGAATAACAGGTTTGTTCATTTTTATAGGCACAGGCATCATTTTGCCAGGGATCATTTCGTTGGCGTTATATGAGCTAATCAAACGGGTTGGCTGGGCGAAAATAGGCGATTTGCATATTAAATTGCAATAA
- a CDS encoding signal peptidase I — translation MVNMWITIGKLAITGIASFLFFLVLFFVLQGKGSDGRGPELFGWTSYTILSNSMEPTFSAGDVVIMKKNEEPSIGDVVTFMAPERRLFTHRIIEKFESNGKTYYKTQGDNNNVVDEDPIVKEQIVGTHMFTIPKVGLVAEKINQPIGYGLLIVVPIAGYLLLSFYETIQKKRKEAS, via the coding sequence ATGGTCAACATGTGGATAACAATCGGAAAATTGGCGATTACCGGGATTGCATCGTTTTTGTTCTTCCTCGTTCTCTTTTTTGTCCTTCAAGGAAAGGGCAGTGACGGCAGAGGACCTGAGCTGTTTGGCTGGACAAGCTATACCATCTTGTCCAACAGCATGGAGCCGACATTTTCCGCCGGAGATGTGGTCATCATGAAAAAGAATGAGGAGCCTAGCATTGGCGATGTTGTAACGTTTATGGCTCCTGAACGGCGCTTGTTCACACACCGGATTATTGAGAAGTTTGAAAGCAATGGAAAGACGTATTATAAGACGCAAGGCGATAACAACAACGTTGTAGACGAAGACCCAATCGTAAAAGAACAAATTGTCGGCACCCATATGTTCACCATTCCTAAAGTGGGTTTAGTTGCTGAAAAAATCAATCAACCAATTGGTTATGGTTTGTTGATTGTCGTGCCGATTGCTGGGTATTTGCTGTTATCGTTCTACGAAACCATCCAAAAAAAACGTAAGGAGGCTTCTTGA
- a CDS encoding TasA family protein — MKKVKSLKLAMIATAFVGALVIVLGSGGSFSWFTGETSATGEIKNGTLEINHGEDIDGNIVQAESFAPSQLIFGDWLSIENTGTLDTHLQATYDHSVDLNVPIDAYKVGYIAIKYTTTPGRDVYEDAQYKLDQLFNGITNEVQSFSHTAEANGVEVVAVLIDEQAYDENADQFVLGDGSLQGPDNEFWQLDEGQYIDLNFGVKLDENAGNEYQGAVYTASLEVLAKQTDQGAK, encoded by the coding sequence ATGAAAAAGGTAAAATCATTGAAATTAGCCATGATCGCTACAGCTTTTGTAGGAGCGTTAGTTATTGTTCTCGGCTCAGGAGGGTCGTTTTCATGGTTTACAGGGGAAACGTCTGCTACTGGGGAAATTAAAAATGGAACGCTGGAAATTAACCATGGCGAGGACATTGACGGCAACATCGTCCAAGCGGAAAGTTTTGCTCCTTCACAGCTAATTTTTGGCGATTGGCTCTCAATTGAAAATACAGGCACCCTCGACACTCATTTGCAAGCAACCTATGACCACTCTGTCGACTTGAATGTACCCATCGATGCGTATAAAGTTGGCTACATTGCGATTAAGTATACAACAACGCCAGGCAGGGATGTGTATGAAGATGCACAATATAAGTTAGACCAATTGTTTAATGGCATTACTAATGAAGTTCAGTCTTTTTCACATACGGCCGAGGCAAATGGCGTTGAAGTTGTAGCTGTCTTAATTGATGAACAAGCTTATGACGAAAATGCTGATCAGTTTGTGCTTGGCGATGGCAGCTTGCAAGGACCTGACAACGAATTTTGGCAATTGGATGAAGGCCAATACATTGATCTTAATTTTGGCGTGAAATTAGACGAGAATGCAGGCAATGAATACCAAGGAGCTGTTTATACTGCTTCACTTGAAGTATTAGCCAAGCAAACAGACCAAGGCGCGAAATAA
- a CDS encoding DNA-3-methyladenine glycosylase I has translation MPKRCGWVSDSPLYEHYHDSEWGRPTYDDQQLFEMLMLELMQSGLSWLTVLKKRDALRTAFASFNWESLARFTEEDVARLKEMKAIIRHEGKIRAVLTNAAVARKLANEHGSFARFIWSFAPNKQDNLSEQAIALSKALKSAGMAFVGPTTCQSFMEAAGLVNSHEQGCYLYQPV, from the coding sequence ATGCCAAAGCGTTGTGGTTGGGTAAGTGACAGCCCCCTCTACGAGCACTACCATGATAGCGAATGGGGGCGCCCTACTTATGACGACCAACAGCTATTTGAAATGCTTATGTTAGAGCTAATGCAATCAGGATTAAGCTGGCTAACTGTCTTAAAAAAACGAGATGCGCTCCGAACAGCATTCGCTAGCTTTAACTGGGAGTCATTGGCCCGTTTTACAGAAGAAGATGTGGCGCGCTTAAAAGAAATGAAAGCGATCATTCGCCATGAAGGAAAAATCCGTGCCGTTCTTACAAATGCGGCTGTAGCTCGTAAACTTGCAAACGAGCATGGCTCCTTTGCCCGTTTTATCTGGTCCTTTGCTCCAAATAAACAGGACAACCTTTCCGAACAAGCTATAGCGCTCAGCAAAGCGTTAAAATCTGCTGGTATGGCCTTTGTTGGGCCAACCACTTGCCAGTCTTTTATGGAAGCTGCTGGCTTAGTCAACAGCCATGAACAAGGCTGCTACCTTTATCAACCAGTCTAA